A section of the Cryobacterium soli genome encodes:
- a CDS encoding exonuclease domain-containing protein, with translation MPVNFTAIDFETANSSAASACSVGLVKVRDGVVVDKIGWFIRPPLGHDAFLEWNIRIHGIYPEQVVDALSWSEQLPDLVDFADGDVLVAHNAGFDLGVIKTASTITGMTVPDFRYVCSLQVARKTYHLDSYRLPVAAMAAGFEDFSHHNALADSEACAAIMIHAADRHGADTIEDLARICGVNVGVIGPVATQEHRATHGPMALN, from the coding sequence GTGCCCGTCAACTTCACCGCCATCGATTTCGAAACCGCCAACTCCTCGGCCGCCTCGGCCTGCTCCGTGGGGTTGGTGAAGGTGCGCGACGGCGTCGTCGTCGACAAGATCGGCTGGTTCATCCGCCCGCCGCTGGGTCACGACGCGTTCCTGGAGTGGAACATCCGGATCCACGGCATCTACCCCGAGCAGGTCGTGGACGCGCTGAGCTGGTCCGAGCAGCTGCCCGATCTGGTGGACTTCGCCGACGGCGACGTGCTCGTTGCGCACAACGCGGGCTTCGACCTGGGCGTCATCAAGACAGCCTCGACGATCACCGGCATGACGGTGCCCGATTTCCGCTACGTGTGCAGCCTGCAGGTGGCCCGTAAGACGTACCACCTGGACTCCTACCGCTTGCCGGTCGCCGCCATGGCCGCCGGGTTCGAGGACTTCTCGCACCACAATGCCCTCGCGGACTCCGAGGCCTGCGCCGCCATCATGATCCACGCCGCCGACCGGCATGGAGCGGACACCATCGAGGACCTGGCCCGCATCTGCGGCGTCAACGTGGGCGTGATCGGCCCGGTCGCCACCCAGGAGCACCGCGCCACCCACGGCCCGATGGCGCTTAACTAG
- the rmuC gene encoding DNA recombination protein RmuC: MDPLALLLGLVLGAVVGALVSAMLLQRRRSMTPAGEDPAVLEARHQVVLAETRAREAAVQSLLREELASMQATADGLRDQIADQKRQYREITDRQRDDQAARTERDRQESQVLQALAPVKDSLVTMQQKVAELEQQRSLQHGELTEQLRSATESEERLRSTAESLASALRANNTRGVWGETQLRSVVEAAGLIERVDFDVQSSIHSDAGAGRPDMVVHLPGGKNIAVDAKVPFTAFLEASQIPATATGADGAQRAVFMKAHVKAVRDHVTALGSKAYWQGLDASPELVIAFIPSESLVSSALEADPSLMEFAFSKRVALASPVTLWSVLKTVAFSWQQDVLTHDAQVLFDLSRELYSRLATTATHIEKLGRAIERTVKDYNGFVGSMERQVLPTARKLNALDESKVLAPLVGIEEAPRELVAYEFVAALETDALEAIPTRD, encoded by the coding sequence ATGGATCCCCTCGCGCTTCTCCTCGGTCTCGTTCTCGGTGCGGTTGTCGGCGCCCTCGTCAGCGCCATGCTCCTCCAGCGCCGCCGGTCGATGACCCCGGCGGGCGAGGACCCCGCCGTGCTCGAGGCCCGGCACCAGGTGGTGCTCGCCGAGACCCGTGCCCGGGAGGCGGCCGTGCAGTCGCTGCTCCGCGAAGAACTCGCGTCGATGCAGGCCACCGCAGACGGTCTGCGCGACCAGATCGCCGACCAGAAGCGGCAGTACCGTGAGATCACCGACCGGCAGCGCGACGACCAGGCGGCCCGCACCGAACGGGACCGGCAGGAGAGCCAGGTGCTGCAGGCCCTCGCCCCGGTCAAGGACAGCCTGGTGACCATGCAGCAGAAGGTCGCCGAGCTCGAGCAGCAGCGCAGCCTGCAGCACGGTGAGCTCACCGAGCAGCTGCGCTCCGCCACCGAATCCGAGGAGCGTCTGCGCAGCACCGCCGAATCCCTCGCCTCAGCCCTGCGCGCCAACAACACCCGCGGCGTCTGGGGCGAGACCCAGCTGCGCAGCGTGGTCGAGGCGGCCGGGCTCATCGAGCGCGTCGACTTCGACGTGCAGTCGAGCATCCACTCGGATGCCGGCGCCGGCCGGCCCGACATGGTCGTGCACCTGCCCGGCGGCAAGAACATCGCCGTGGACGCCAAGGTGCCCTTCACCGCGTTCCTGGAGGCCAGCCAGATCCCGGCGACCGCAACCGGTGCGGATGGCGCCCAGCGGGCCGTCTTCATGAAGGCGCATGTGAAGGCCGTGCGCGACCACGTCACGGCGCTGGGCAGCAAGGCGTACTGGCAGGGGCTCGACGCCTCCCCCGAACTCGTGATCGCCTTCATCCCGAGCGAATCGCTCGTCTCGTCGGCGCTGGAGGCCGACCCGTCGCTGATGGAGTTCGCGTTCAGCAAGCGCGTCGCCCTGGCCTCCCCCGTCACCCTCTGGTCGGTTTTGAAGACCGTGGCCTTCAGTTGGCAGCAGGATGTGCTCACCCACGACGCGCAGGTGCTCTTCGACCTCAGCCGCGAGCTCTACTCCCGACTGGCCACCACCGCCACGCACATCGAGAAGCTCGGCCGCGCCATCGAGCGCACGGTGAAGGACTACAACGGCTTCGTCGGCTCGATGGAACGCCAGGTACTGCCCACCGCCCGCAAGCTCAACGCCCTCGACGAGTCGAAGGTGCTCGCGCCGCTGGTGGGCATCGAGGAGGCGCCCCGGGAGCTCGTGGCCTACGAGTTCGTGGCCGCGCTGGAGACCGACGCGCTGGAAGCGATCCCCACCCGGGACTGA
- a CDS encoding EamA family transporter — protein MTAKRDRLTGAGAQLVTEVSINYGSSLAGLLIPMVGSPVVVAVRQLVMAVAVLPFYRPKFVTFTWARIWPALALGVVLAVMNLTFYESVARLGLGVAATIEFLGPFAVALAASRRALDFVCAAAAAGGVFLLTWSDGTLDPFGIALALTAAAAWAGYILLTRRVATQLPGLEGITIASLVSLVLLVPVAVVTVDYSKLDWGVIGLLVAVGLLSSAFPYTLDTYILRRITPRLYAIITSFGPVVAAIFGVLVLGEVLLLQQQLAILVVCGAAGAAIATQREQPVSDIERTARAIP, from the coding sequence GTGACAGCCAAGCGTGACCGCCTTACCGGCGCCGGAGCCCAACTCGTCACCGAGGTGAGCATCAACTACGGCTCGTCCCTGGCCGGGCTGCTCATCCCGATGGTCGGTTCCCCGGTCGTCGTGGCCGTGCGCCAGCTCGTGATGGCCGTGGCCGTGCTGCCGTTCTACAGGCCCAAGTTCGTCACCTTCACCTGGGCCCGAATCTGGCCGGCGCTGGCCCTCGGTGTGGTGCTGGCGGTGATGAACCTCACCTTCTACGAGTCGGTCGCCCGGCTCGGACTGGGCGTGGCCGCCACCATCGAGTTCCTCGGCCCGTTCGCGGTGGCGCTCGCCGCCTCCCGCCGGGCGCTCGACTTCGTCTGCGCCGCGGCCGCCGCCGGTGGGGTGTTCCTGCTCACCTGGTCGGATGGCACGCTCGACCCGTTCGGCATCGCCCTAGCGCTCACCGCAGCGGCGGCCTGGGCCGGCTACATCCTGCTCACCCGCCGGGTGGCCACCCAGCTGCCCGGCCTGGAGGGCATCACCATCGCCAGCCTCGTCAGCCTGGTGCTGCTCGTTCCGGTGGCAGTCGTCACCGTGGACTACTCGAAGCTCGACTGGGGCGTCATCGGGCTGCTCGTGGCGGTGGGGCTGCTGTCGTCGGCGTTCCCGTACACGCTCGACACGTACATTCTCCGGCGCATCACCCCGAGGCTGTACGCGATCATCACGAGCTTCGGACCCGTCGTTGCGGCGATCTTCGGCGTTCTGGTGCTCGGCGAGGTGCTCCTGCTGCAGCAGCAGCTGGCGATCCTCGTGGTGTGCGGAGCGGCCGGTGCCGCGATCGCCACCCAGCGCGAACAACCGGTCTCCGACATCGAGCGCACCGCCCGCGCCATCCCGTAG